The DNA window GCGTTGGCGCGATCGTTGAAGGCCGCTTGCTGCATGGGCTGCTTCATCCGGAGATGGGCCACATATTGGTCCGCCGGCATCCGGATGACGCGTTTGCTGGCATATGCCCGTACCATGGCGATTGCTTGGAAGGGATGGCGTCCGGCCCGGCGATCGAGCGGCGCTGGGGGAAAAAAGGGGCGGAGCTGGCTGACCGCGATGAGGTGTGGGAGCTTGAAGCGTTTTACTTAGCTCAAGCGATTGCCAACTATATTCTCGTTCTATCGCCGGAAAAAGTGATTGTCGGCGGCGGGGTTATGAAGCAGACGCACGTGCTTCCGCTAGTCCGCCGCTATGTGCAAGAGCGGCTTGGGGGGTATATTCAGCACGAGGCGGTTCTCCAACACATTGATCAGTATATCGTCCTTCCGGGGTTGGGCGACAATGCTGGCATTTCGGGCGCCTTGGCGCTCGCGGCGGCGGCGCTGGAATAAATGGAATGGACGGCGGTCTGTGGTCTTTTGTCAGGCCATGGGCGGCCGTTTTTTGTTGGCGGTTGGCCTCTTTGACTGTTTGTTCAAAAAATATTTATATTTTTTGACTGATTGGTCAAAGAAACATCGCTTTTTCGTTGCATAAATTTATAAATGTTGTTTATAATATCGTTGACTACTCGGTCATAGGTGTATGGAGGCGAGGACAATGGTCGATATCCGGCAATTGATTGAACGGCTGCACCAGCGCGGAGTGCGGGCCGGTTTTGTGAAGCCGCGCTCATTGTTGCCATCGTATCCGCAATGGGAAGCGGCGAATGGGAAGGGGATGGATCAGTGCCATGGATGAACGGCGCGTTCAATTTATCGAAATTGCGATGAAGCTGTTTGCCGAAAAAGGGTATCATGCGACATCGATCCAAGATTTGGTGGAAGCATGGGGCATTTCCAAAGGAGCGTTTTATCATCATTTTTCTTCAAAAGAGGAGCTGTTGCTGGCGGTGTTGCAGCATTACAGTGAGAACATGATGGCCGATTTGACAGCAGTGGCCGGCGGCGGGTCAGAAAAAGAACAGTTCATCCGCCAGCTGGCTGCTCATTTTTCTCATGTTCGCCAATACAAGGAGTTTTTGCATATGGTTATGTCGGAACAGCTGCCAAAAGTCAATCCGGAGATTGAGCGGTATATGTTCCGTCAGCACGGCCGTCTTTTTTTATGGTATTGCACCCGTCTTGAAGAAGTGTATGGGGAGGCGATTCGGCCGTATGTGTATGATGCGGCCATGATGGTGAACGGCATCGTGCGCCAATATTTGTTTTACTTTTTCTTTCACCAAGAGACGTTTAACGCGGAAGAAGCCGCTCGTTTCCTCATGCGCCGCTTCGACGCGATCGTCGACAGCTTTGCGGCAGGCGAACGTCCGCTGTTGACGAAGGAGTCACTAGCCCCATGGATGGAGCTGGAAGAGCGCGAGCGGCAGAGACAACGGGAACGGCTGGCTTCGGCGTTTTCCGCCGTCCGGGAGGCGGCGAAGGAACTTGGCGCAAAGCAGATGGATGATGTGCTTGAGGCGGTGGCTGCGCTCGAGGAGGAGCTGCTCGGACGCCATGAACCGCCGCGCGTCTATCTAGTCGAGGCGCTGCTTTTATATTTGCGTCATCAACAAGCGCCTTCGCTTGCGGCGGCCTTGGCCGCGCTCAGTCAAGAAATGGAGACATATCGACAATTGAATGGATGGGAGAGAGGAACATGGAAAAGGCACTAGCGGCGCCGGCCAGCACGATTCGGCATCGCCCGCTGCTCATTACAGGACTTATTATCGCCATGTTGTTTGCGGCGCTCGACGGAACGATCGTCGGCACCGCGATGCCGCGCATCGTCGGGGAGCTCGGCGGGCTTGGGGTGATGACATGGCTGACGACGGCGTACATGTTAACGTCGACAGCGGTCGTGCCGATCGCCGGGAAGCTTGCCGACGTATTAGGGCGTCGAATCGTATATGTGAGCGGACTCATCATTTTTATGGCCGGCTCCGCGCTTTGCGGCATGGCGAACGATATGACCCAGCTCATTATTTACCGCGGCATTCAAGGAATCGGCGGCGGCATTATGATGCCGATGGCAATGATTGTCGTTGGTGACGTGTTTACGGGGAAAGAGCGGGCGAAATGGCAAGGAGTGTTCGGTGGTCTGTACGGTCTCGCTTCGGTGCTGGGCCCGCAAATCGGCGGCTTTATCGTCGATCATTTGAACTGGCGTTGGGTGTTTTATATTAACTTGCCGGTCGGCATTTTAGCGACCGTGCTGATTGCGATGGGGTTAAGCAAATATAAAGCTGAAGGGCCAGTGAAATTCGACGTTGCCGGGATGGCGACGCTGACGGCAGGTGTCGTCAGCTTATTGCTTGGGCTGACATTTGGCGGTGACCAATATGCGTGGGGCTCATGGCAAATCATCTCGCTGTTTGCGGCGGCGGTGATCTTTTTCGCCTTGTTCGTTTGGGCAGAAAAGCGGGCGGAGGAGCCGATCATTCCGCTTTGGCTGTTCCGCAACCGGACGTTTACGTTGTTGAACGGCATCGGCTTTTTCATGAGCGTCGGCATGTTCGGAGCCATCATGTTCGTCCCGTTTTTTATGCAAGGGGTGGTTGGGGTAAGTGCCACAGAGTCAGGAACGATT is part of the Geobacillus sp. 46C-IIa genome and encodes:
- a CDS encoding MDR family MFS transporter, which gives rise to MEKALAAPASTIRHRPLLITGLIIAMLFAALDGTIVGTAMPRIVGELGGLGVMTWLTTAYMLTSTAVVPIAGKLADVLGRRIVYVSGLIIFMAGSALCGMANDMTQLIIYRGIQGIGGGIMMPMAMIVVGDVFTGKERAKWQGVFGGLYGLASVLGPQIGGFIVDHLNWRWVFYINLPVGILATVLIAMGLSKYKAEGPVKFDVAGMATLTAGVVSLLLGLTFGGDQYAWGSWQIISLFAAAVIFFALFVWAEKRAEEPIIPLWLFRNRTFTLLNGIGFFMSVGMFGAIMFVPFFMQGVVGVSATESGTIMTPMMITMIIGSVVGGRLVYRIGVKTQLIVGMAIMLSAFGLLGTMDVDTSKWTATLYMIVLGLGTGLVMPILTLALQESFPKSELGVVTSSSQFFRSIGGTFGMTVLGAIMNHRSSTLLDERLMPKLEALPAQAKGAVDRFADMLHDDPQGLYSVLLSPEAMKSIPAALRDMFVPVLKQSLVDSLQSVFLFGLVFIAVGLLLVFGLKRIKLSARTGEEVHMDTTE
- a CDS encoding TetR/AcrR family transcriptional regulator: MDERRVQFIEIAMKLFAEKGYHATSIQDLVEAWGISKGAFYHHFSSKEELLLAVLQHYSENMMADLTAVAGGGSEKEQFIRQLAAHFSHVRQYKEFLHMVMSEQLPKVNPEIERYMFRQHGRLFLWYCTRLEEVYGEAIRPYVYDAAMMVNGIVRQYLFYFFFHQETFNAEEAARFLMRRFDAIVDSFAAGERPLLTKESLAPWMELEERERQRQRERLASAFSAVREAAKELGAKQMDDVLEAVAALEEELLGRHEPPRVYLVEALLLYLRHQQAPSLAAALAALSQEMETYRQLNGWERGTWKRH
- a CDS encoding ROK family protein: MVLGAIEAGGTKVVCAIGDEQGNIHERAVFPTTVPEETMARVIEFFRPHGIEAIGVGSFGPVDLRPDSPTYGYITSTPKQAWAQFDFVGTLKQHFPVPIGFDTDVNAAALGELRWGAAQGLDSCLYMTVGTGIGVGAIVEGRLLHGLLHPEMGHILVRRHPDDAFAGICPYHGDCLEGMASGPAIERRWGKKGAELADRDEVWELEAFYLAQAIANYILVLSPEKVIVGGGVMKQTHVLPLVRRYVQERLGGYIQHEAVLQHIDQYIVLPGLGDNAGISGALALAAAALE